The following proteins are encoded in a genomic region of Cryptomeria japonica chromosome 11, Sugi_1.0, whole genome shotgun sequence:
- the LOC131034503 gene encoding F-box only protein 6-like, which produces MDTKCMDVIENEDEGLERSELLLNTTEEKGRDTESNERSDVESVWSEFPDHLVEEIFSNLLFEFTLPFRIVCKQWNKLLSSNIFLSSLAESDPWILLCSSTHCMAYCFLNQCWKTLSLSFLPNRTTKSFSLGNTRFCSSGAGLLLIEFGWPRKYMICNPITRTYRYNPPVISQSATLSAIMDNGESYKIAGVTHERNPGSLQIYHCSKASCQIELELPLEPRDFPVSHICCAKGLLIGGYRNTKLFVYSLQGKGWSRIRVPDSDRFRRYNTNFEFQPKPGMKI; this is translated from the exons ATGGATACTAAGTGTATGGACGTTATCGAGAATGAAGATGAAGGGTTAGAAAGATCTGAATTACTGCTCAATACAACGGAAGAGAAGGGAAGGGATACTGAAAGCAATGAGAGGAGCGATGTAGAATCAGTTTGGTCTGAATTCCCTGACCATTTAGTGGAGGAGATATTTTCGAACCTACTGTTCGAATTCACTCTTCCATTTCGTATTGTTTGTAAACAATGGAATAAGCTCTTATCCTCTAACATATTTCTATCTTCATTGGCAGAGAGCGATCCATGGATTCTTCTATGCAGCTCAACGCATTGCATGGCATACTGTTTTCTAAATCAGTGTTGGAAGACTCTTTCCCTTAGTTTCTTGCCAAACCGAACAACAAAAAGTTTCTCATTAGGCAATACAAGATTTTGTAGTTCAGGTGCAGGCCTACTGCTAATCGAATTCGGATGGCCTCGGAAATATATGATCTGTAATCCAATTACAAGGACCTACAGATATAATCCCCCCGTCATATCACAGAGTGCAACTTTATCGGCAATAATGGACAACGGGGAGTCCTACAAAATTGCGGGTGTGACACATGAAAGAAACCCCGGTTCCCTACAAATTTACCATTGTTCTAAAGCGTCATGCCAGATTGAACTTGAGTTGCCACTCGAGCCAAGAGATTTTCCTGTTTCTCATATTTGTTGTGCCAAGGGTCTTCTCAT AGGTGGGTATAGAAATACAAAGCTCTTTGTCTACAGCTTACAGGGGAAGGGCTGGAGTCGGATCAGAGTTCCTGATTCTGACAGATTTAGAAGGTATAACACAAATTTTGAGTTTCAACCTAAGCCAGGCATGAAGATATAG